The sequence below is a genomic window from Vidua macroura isolate BioBank_ID:100142 chromosome 10, ASM2450914v1, whole genome shotgun sequence.
AACACTGCTTCCTACAGCTGTCAGTCACACAGAAcctgcacagcagccagagcaggttTCACTAACAGTACTGTGGGGTTATCACTGAATCCCAGAGAAATtcattggaagggacctcagaagGTCCCCAGTCCAACTCCAACCAGAGCAGGGTTAGTGAGGAGATCAGAGCAGGTtaccaggcagagctgcatctTGCCAAGTCCAAGGCTGAGGCGCTGCATCAGCTGAGCTGATGCCTGCCTGTTCTATAGTCATCAGGTAGTTCCCCGTGGCACAGACTCATGCAAGGTTAACCTTTCACTAACGGGACACCTGACGTCTGTTCCTCCAGCGAGGCAGGAAAGCTGATGCTTTGGtgtccttttctcccttccagcTGCTGAACATACATGACCTACAGACCATCCCCAAACTGTGATCAAAGCCCCAGTGAGAGCATACACATTTGAACAAATAATTCCCCACTATACAAACACCGTATCCATGTTCAATTTGATGGAACAGTCATGAATAAAGTACTCAACCTATCAAGTAGTcagacaaaaaaagccaaatattcTGCCAACcaaccccagcacagctgttgTGTCAGGGCTTAGACTTCCAATTAAAACACTGACATTATGGGAGTGTTCATTTAAAAGTTTGCAGGGCTGTATTTAAAACAACTGTTAAGACTGAAGATGTCTAAAGCTATAAccttttttagaaaataattataactGCAATATGAAAAGTTGTAATAACACATTGTTGGAAAGCTTGAAAAATCCAGCAACCATTTCTTAAGCATCCCGCTACCTTTTTCAAACCAGAGACTTTCATTAGAATCAACACAACAGTAGAAATCAAGATGGAAACATTTGGTTCTGACATATGTTTATGGCTTCACCACACCTCACTTGAAGTGACATTTTCATTGAAAGATTATACTCTAAATAAGTACTTTAAAAGAAGAGTAAAAGATACTCATCTaagtaaaaatatctgaaagtcACATTTATTCTTAATTGTTCTTATccacatttaagaaaaaaattgaatgttttcttctgcacCCACTTTAATAAAATGAGCACATATTTAATTGTCTAAAAACTTGCTGGAACGGCCTGAATTTCTATATGCAAGGcttgctgaattttaaaaataaaagtgttccTTATGCAGATTTTGTAAAttcaacaaaattatttacctGCACAGGCTTGCATGATCTTTTTCAAAGGTCCCATAGTGTACATCAATCCAACAAGAATCCCTGACAGATGCCCAGCAAAAGAAGtcctagaaaacaaaaaaaatcttgtgagTAATGGGAAGAGAGACCTTTTTTGGTAGGGATACAAAAGGGAGAGTGTAGAATTTCTTGTACAGAGAAAGTCTCTGAGACTTCCCAGAGACATTCCGTGAGTGAGACCAAGCACAGAGACATTACCTGCCGGCAAGGATACAATgccaagttttctttctttgtaactACCTTAAAATTGGGAGTTACACAGTTACAGAAAAGTATTTAACAAATATCCTGAAAAACTAATTGGACAGATCATTTTCGTTGCTACAGAATATGATTCCCTAAAAGCATTTAAAGACTTACCAAAGGAGTAAACTGGTTTTAAGCATTAGAAAAGTAACTTGCATTGTAATGTCTGGGTAGATCTTACCAAAACCATGTACATTTCTGAGTGAAAGCATAAACAAACTTTCTACTGCACTATCCATGCAATCCTACAATTAGTCTGAAAGAAGCATGAATGCAGATCAACTGCAATCTTTGTAATACActgctttcaaaattaaacaatGGAAATGCTGAGATCCAAATTCTTTTCTATGCATACcaacaatttcttttaaaaatatcattacCATTTGTATACAGAATGAAAAAGCTCTGGATTCTTTTGAGAAATCAAACCAGAAGCACATGTTTACAGTAAATAAGGAAATTTGCTCCGGTTATTGACAGGACTAGGGGGTACACTATAAAttcaaaaatcaaatttcagCATTCAAGTTAGGAGTTAAACTCCTTTGTGTTTAAACATATATTAAGAGAAAATCTTCTGAATTCAAGCAGGTGTAAACACTAGTTGCAATTTTTTCACCTCTACTATGAAGTTACAGAAACCAATacacaaaacatgaaaatttcCTCTTATGTGCAATTAGAAATAAGTCATTTATACTGGttgtcaaaaaaattaaataatatgagttaaaattagctttttttttctttataaagtaaaaatttatttttctttataaagtaGAAATCTGTTTAATGTACCAAGTATAATGTTTGCATCAATTTTTACGTTCAGGTGAGTGATCTGCAGGGGTTACACAGATCATGGCACAAGTACTCAAGCCAAGACAACTTCCAGGCATCAGTGGTAAAAGGAGACAGGAAAATGCAAGTGTCACTAGAGGGAGGTAAAGATCAAATCTAAATTCACTCTTTTGCCACCTGCTTAACCACAAACTTGTATCCTgccatggagagctgcagttCTCTCACTGGTAACCAACAGCTCTCTAGACAGTAACACAAATGCTGATGTgaacatttatagataaaagGTATCAAAATAAAGTATCTATAAGGAACTaattttccagattttctgGAACAGATTTTCCAAATTTATGAAAAATGCATGCCTGACTTGGAAAATGTCTGacctcagaaaattaaaaatacttaaaaatcaCCTACTCCAGAAATCACCATTATGATATTGGTTCACCTAAGACTTAAAATATCTGCTCAGTTCTGGAAGAGGCGCAGATTAAACACAAAGTAACTTTTCACACATCTGTTCTTCCATTAAACAAATAATCCCAAAGACTGCTAAGCAAAGCCTACATCTCAATATCCCTTATGGAAGGTGAAGATTAGAAGGACACTGAATGCACTTAAaaaattttccaaaacaaaaatattaatgagaaagaaaataataagtaaataataaaaaaataataagtaaaatatgagtaataataaaaaaaacaataagTAAACTCCTAAATCCTCTCCCAGCACACAAAGGCAGGTCCAAATTTACTGCATAAGCTTTCTAACTGGGCAGAATTCCACCCCAATTACTGACCTCTTATctattcaaaattaaattatgcaaTTTGATTTACAAAAGGAACCTGTTAAACATGGACTCAAATATTATAACCTGCCCTGAGCACACAGATGGGCATGTAAGAGCAATGCTGTGAGAGATACAATTGCTATGGTTCATTGCAAGGCAGTTGGCAGTTACTAATTAAACATGTTGTGTTCTAGGATATGAATTTCTGGAGATCACTACTTGTTTTCTGTAGCCCCCATTATCATTTAAGTGCTGTGAAATTGCCCTCTGTAAAGGTCACTGTAGAGGTTTAGATGAGGCAGCAATCTAAACTTCCATGAAATTATGAAATACTTTTTGATATTATTTCTGGACTTCTTATCCACCTTCTACCCAAAGACATTTCTACAGTAAAGCAACTGAAAAAGAACAGCACACAATGACTGAACTCATGGTTTTCCTCTACCATAAACAGCAGGATATGGTTGTACTTCATAAATAATGCCCTTCCACTATTCTTTAATTAAAACCAGTATTGTGACACGTATCACCAAATAAAACCTATGTTCAGCTAAAACAAGtttatgtttttcagaaaaatgtttttaatgcaCTGAAAGCTCTACTTTTAGATTTGTAGCAATTTTGTGTAGATTTTTACACAAATAAAACTGCTGGCTGCCCAAATGCAGCACTCTTCTGTCTTTAATCCTCACTGCAGTTAATTGAGCGGCCAGGCATAAAGCTATAAAACCAGTGCTTAACCTAAGCAATATCTGAATTCTCCTTCTGTGCTAGGAAATGTTCTATCAGCTCTATCATAGTATCTGACAAGGAATATCTCAGTATTGCtgagctctttttttttaatctttctgaaAAGTGGGAAATAGTACATAAACGGTGATTTGATAGTTCATAGGTTTTGTGTCTTTGTATAATTTGCATATATTCAGCAATGTGATTCACAGTTATAAAATATTACATAGGAAAATTACTCACTTGCAAACAGGATTACAAAAACTGTCAAAGACAAGCAAGGCCCTGTTCTCCcagaggcaggggcagaggaaatgtgctggcacagagcacacagggaAACTGAGGGAGGCgaccagcagcactgcaggacagTGACAAAAATGGCAGAATGCTGGATGATAGCATGATCAGAAATCAGCCTGACTCAACCAGAGTGGTCTAGGACAGAAATGACAAGCAAACAGTGGGATGCTGCTCAGCTAATAAAGCCCTTTATTTGGCTTTATGGTGGAGTAGTTTACTTACCTCATTGAAAAGGCACAGCCCTTTTCCTTATCATAAACTTTTGTTAGCCTCCCTCAAATACTCAATTACACCTTCTGGGAACAGTGTTTCAGGTTTTTAATTTGAGATGTACTCAAAACAGAGGGTTTTAAGGAAAAAGCAGACTGCAGGCCCAACACTGCACTGGGATACCAGCTAACATTACTCACACTTCATGAGACATTTCAAACTACTCCAGATAGCTCAaatatcttcttctttctttggaaTATTAAATGCACTTACCCTggggaaataaaatgaatagCCAGCAGCTCCACCCAGCAAGCATATTTACTGGATATGGGCaatccaaggacactgctcacCCTTCCTGGATTATAATGGTTGTTCAGAACTTTCAAAGCAAACAAGACTCCTGCAAACAAGAAGAAATCACATGAAGAGAGAAATACTTGTGCacaaataataaagaaatgcaaacaatTTGAAGTACCATGCAGTTTCAAAACACCACAAAGCACATTGCTGCATGCCAGAACAGTTCTGGTCTTTCAGTGCTATTTTTcagtgacttaaaaaaaaaagatacaaaaattATGTGTTTGTATAACAGCAAAATCTAAACTGCTTTTTAATGTACCTACTCACTGCAGCTATTCAGGTATTCAAAACAAtacaaacataatttaaaagagTTGTAGTTGAAATTATTGACAAAATTAGTGAACTcaaaaaaatgttctgtgacTTGAGAAAAGCCACTACtgaaaacaagacaaacaaaTACGTGTAAAGCTCAACAGTAGGTTCAAATTCTGAATTAATGGAAAATCATCTTACACACACTCCAGAATCACTTGTTTCTGATAAAAAAAAGTAGATAAATCACCTTTAATCACagtaaataatattaatttctaaCTGACTGCACCTGTTTTATCACGCAACCACCAGCCATTATGATGGAATGAATTCAGAGAACTTATTGGAAGTGTTTATGAAAAAGTCCCTCTCAAGAGAAAGCTCACAGTGGTCTGAGCAACTTTCTTAAGGGCTGAAAAAGAGGGCTTGCCTTCTAAGGCTAGGTCCCAATGATAGCAAGGAAATCCCCTACTTATCTAGAAATGCAGGGCTACTTTTCCACTTgtctgcagatttttttaaagagaaggaGTTTGTTTATTGACTTGCAAATGATCTGCCAAAGGAGGAGACAAGACCACTACTGGAAGGAAGATGACCAAAATCAGGTGTTAGGATATTGCTAGCAGAAGCAAATCTAGGGGAGTCTCTCCAAAGACAGGCAcaagtaattttaaacttttccgGAAGCCACATAAGGAGCATTATCAAAATGCTCATACTACATCTGAAAATTAAGAGTTCAGACTTCAATTAACCAGCaatattaaacagaaaacaaaattctccCAGGATGATGATATTTTCATGTTCTCAGCTGAAGTCCCTGCTGGTCACGAGAACATGAACTGAATTACTTTATGTTCATGCCCATAGTAcatgctttaaattaaaaaacaggATAAACACACTGATGTGACAATCATACATATATACAGATGTACACCTATCCTCTTTCTGCAATTAACAGTTATTGTTATACAGCAATTATACATATTAATTTTACATATGTAAATTGGACCAACACTATCTTACCTGAAAAACCTACACCACAATTCATTTCATAGGAAGGATCATCCAGAATTACCACAAGCAGGAGTTCCAGCACCATGTAAACTACTCCAATCAGTACTGAAAATACTGCAATAACGTAGGCAAACCATAtgctcttcagctttctttccAGCATTATGCCCTTCCAAAGCATGGAGATCATGTTATAATACAAATGCCAATCATCTGCATGGTGGAAAGGAGCAAGCAGCAAACGCTGCCAGTTCTTTCTGTGGACAGCTTCATTTACACTGAGACACACTTCAGACAGTGGCCTCAAAGgattcagaaagagaaaaatattcagtacaAGTACCCCAAGGGTAACAGAAGGAATGTTCTGGAGTCCAACTTGAGAAATTTGataaagcagcaaaagcagtcCAGCACTGACTCCTCTTTGCCTTCGTTCCATAGTTACTTCTTATTCAAAGAAATGTGAAGATCAGTTCAATTTACAGTCTTTTGTTCCATTTCAAAACCATACAAGTTTTggaaattctgaaagaaaaaagataactTGTTATAGACATATTGTGATGTTTTGAAGCTCATCACTGTTTTTGGTGAAtctttaaacacaaaaaaatcatcaaGGTAATCAGCTGAGACCTTTTATATATCAGAACAAAAAttcaagtgaggaaaaaaaatcagaatttgtaAACTGatacaaaacacaaataaaagagATTTATACAGGTAATCCTGACaagcagtgagaaaaaaagcagtctGCAACCTCTGTTTCACATCCCTCAACAGGCT
It includes:
- the RHBDD1 gene encoding rhomboid-related protein 4, translating into MERRQRGVSAGLLLLLYQISQVGLQNIPSVTLGVLVLNIFLFLNPLRPLSEVCLSVNEAVHRKNWQRLLLAPFHHADDWHLYYNMISMLWKGIMLERKLKSIWFAYVIAVFSVLIGVVYMVLELLLVVILDDPSYEMNCGVGFSGVLFALKVLNNHYNPGRVSSVLGLPISSKYACWVELLAIHFISPGTSFAGHLSGILVGLMYTMGPLKKIMQACAAGISFFTEPDRPRDYYSEYYGYYPDFQYRTPRNYFDYTGGLTEEEQLERAVLNSLNERGSGGGAHNYGQRPYGFWFPPENSEEDMRRRRLRRFDRR